The Peribacillus simplex genome contains a region encoding:
- a CDS encoding IS110 family transposase, with amino-acid sequence MNFKMQNKQNQLIERITDQHLVVGVDIAQHVHVARAVNFRGIVVGKPLSFENNEEGFTSLLNWIQELKQMKNLDTTIVGMEPTGHYWINLSKWLVKQNMDVVTVNPHHVKRNKENRDNTQSKSDKKDALVIADMVKNGYYAFVRSTSESFEKLRVLMANRDVIVKRLVSSINQINRWVDVVFPELRQVFKDVSCKGAIATLRLFPTPAELCSLQPQDIVTGWKSCMKRHSGHKKARSLLVLAKRSIGTKQALDAYKLHLGQLLEEYDLASSQLERVTQEVTNVLEQIPFVKQILAIKGISEISLAGILGEAGDLSGFAHGNALLRHAGLHLAEASSGKWKGQIVLSKRGRSRLRRYIFLATMSLVMNNPEFKALHSNNVKVKKIKKMKSIMKLCGKLARVLVGIARNGSAYKPEMIFSIEQLAA; translated from the coding sequence ATGAATTTTAAAATGCAAAACAAACAAAATCAACTAATTGAGAGAATTACGGATCAACATCTAGTTGTTGGTGTGGATATTGCCCAACACGTACACGTGGCCCGTGCTGTAAACTTTCGGGGCATTGTGGTCGGGAAACCCCTTTCTTTTGAAAATAACGAGGAGGGTTTTACTAGCTTACTAAACTGGATCCAGGAACTAAAACAAATGAAAAATCTAGACACAACGATAGTCGGAATGGAACCTACCGGCCATTATTGGATAAACCTTTCAAAGTGGCTAGTCAAACAAAACATGGATGTCGTCACCGTCAATCCTCACCATGTCAAAAGAAACAAAGAAAATCGTGATAATACGCAATCCAAAAGTGATAAAAAAGATGCCCTTGTCATCGCTGATATGGTGAAGAATGGCTACTATGCCTTCGTTCGTTCCACTTCAGAATCATTTGAAAAACTTCGTGTCCTTATGGCTAACCGAGATGTGATCGTTAAGCGTCTTGTTAGCTCCATCAACCAAATTAATCGCTGGGTGGATGTTGTCTTTCCCGAGCTCCGGCAAGTGTTTAAAGACGTATCATGTAAAGGGGCAATCGCAACCCTACGCCTCTTTCCTACCCCAGCTGAATTATGTTCCTTACAGCCTCAAGATATCGTAACCGGATGGAAATCATGTATGAAGCGACATTCCGGGCATAAAAAAGCCCGTTCCCTGCTTGTATTGGCCAAGCGTTCAATTGGTACGAAACAAGCCCTTGATGCGTATAAACTTCATTTGGGACAGTTATTAGAGGAATATGATCTCGCTTCATCCCAACTCGAAAGAGTGACGCAAGAAGTCACAAACGTCTTGGAACAGATTCCATTCGTTAAGCAAATACTTGCCATTAAAGGAATCAGCGAGATTTCACTAGCGGGAATCTTAGGAGAAGCTGGAGATTTGAGTGGGTTCGCTCACGGGAATGCGCTCCTTCGTCATGCAGGATTGCATCTCGCTGAAGCAAGCTCTGGGAAGTGGAAAGGCCAAATTGTTCTTTCCAAACGTGGAAGATCACGCCTGCGGCGTTACATCTTCCTTGCGACCATGAGTCTGGTGATGAATAACCCTGAGTTTAAAGCCCTACACTCGAATAATGTTAAAGTGAAGAAGATTAAGAAAATGAAATCCATCATGAAACTTTGTGGAAAACTCGCCCGTGTCCTAGTAGGGATAGCTCGTAATGGCTCTGCCTATAAACCGGAAATGATCTTCTCAATTGAACAACTAGCAGCGTAA
- a CDS encoding IS110 family transposase, whose translation MNPVVGLDVAKGESQVQAFLDQSKPYGKSFSMKHTKEELDQFLDFLKEVEEVAGQMPMVILESTGHYHSPVIQYLEEQGILYILLNPIISYQAKKSSLRKVKTDAIDAYQLCVLYYKEDFEPHKIRGIQLLDLRNLSRQQEIVTNMYVEAKLQFHTILDQVFPEYRKVFGDLYSKVSLLMLKEYPTSEAVLTAGESRLAESVIEFCPSRSGEWAWEKAKKIMNSASRNPFQKNVYESHVINLRMYIELLFHYQGHLSDLEDRIVALANEMEEYKIIQSIPGIGEKIAATIISEIGEIDRFNHPKKLVAFAGVDPSVHSSGKFTATINRITKRGSSRLRHSLYLAVLCGIRSSRNKKLKAFYDKKKSEGKPAKVSIVACINKLLHWIYAILSRKETFLDLA comes from the coding sequence ATGAATCCAGTTGTTGGTCTGGATGTGGCAAAAGGAGAGAGCCAAGTACAGGCATTTTTAGACCAATCTAAACCGTATGGGAAGAGCTTTTCAATGAAGCATACCAAGGAGGAATTGGATCAATTTTTAGACTTTCTAAAAGAAGTTGAAGAGGTGGCAGGGCAGATGCCTATGGTCATTTTAGAATCTACAGGGCATTACCATTCTCCCGTTATTCAATACTTGGAGGAACAAGGGATTCTATATATCTTACTAAATCCGATTATTTCTTATCAGGCAAAGAAGTCCAGTTTACGGAAGGTAAAAACAGACGCTATCGATGCGTACCAGTTGTGTGTGCTGTATTACAAGGAGGATTTTGAACCTCATAAAATTAGAGGAATTCAGCTTTTAGACCTTCGTAATTTGTCCAGACAACAGGAAATCGTAACGAATATGTATGTGGAGGCTAAACTTCAGTTTCACACCATTTTAGATCAAGTGTTTCCTGAATACCGGAAGGTTTTTGGGGATCTATATTCGAAGGTTTCTTTATTGATGTTAAAGGAATATCCTACTTCAGAGGCGGTATTAACGGCCGGAGAAAGTAGACTAGCAGAGAGTGTAATAGAGTTCTGTCCTAGCAGATCGGGTGAATGGGCGTGGGAAAAAGCAAAAAAAATAATGAATTCCGCATCTCGAAATCCATTTCAAAAAAACGTGTATGAAAGTCACGTAATCAATCTTCGTATGTATATTGAGTTGCTTTTTCATTACCAGGGACACCTTTCTGATTTGGAAGATCGTATAGTGGCCCTGGCAAATGAAATGGAAGAATATAAGATCATCCAATCGATTCCCGGTATCGGAGAAAAAATCGCAGCCACGATTATCTCAGAAATTGGTGAAATCGATCGGTTTAATCATCCGAAAAAACTGGTTGCCTTCGCTGGAGTGGATCCAAGTGTTCACTCATCGGGTAAGTTTACGGCAACCATTAATCGTATTACCAAAAGGGGTTCGAGCAGACTACGTCACTCTCTGTATCTTGCCGTACTATGCGGCATAAGAAGTTCAAGGAACAAAAAGCTTAAAGCCTTCTATGATAAGAAAAAATCAGAAGGAAAACCTGCCAAAGTGTCAATCGTTGCCTGTATAAATAAGTTACTTCATTGGATTTATGCTATATTAAGCAGAAAAGAAACGTTCCTAGATTTAGCCTAA
- a CDS encoding CapA family protein: MKRILVFLATFMCLLWILAPFVKGQFQEEPKVSETKAESKKNLKPENASSHTHTPVPKQKVTAATIGAVGDILIHDRVYIPARKSNGSYDFNPMFRFVKPYLGKTDITVANQETMIGGKEIGLSSYPSFNSPVEVGDALKANGVDLVTIANNHTLDRGEKAILNALDHWNSIGMPYTGAYKSPEDQKIIRILKRNDITFSFLSYTYGTNGIPVPEGKPHLVNLIDTTRIQTEVKEAEKVSDVVVVSLHFGKEYERLPNDEQKLLAQTTANAGADIIIGHHPHVLQPVSWLTKPNGERAFVAYSLGNFLSGQQGDYKDIGGIMQIGVKKIQTGDDVKIELQNPKFLPTWVNRPYEIIPMKALSDQSDKYNEIQTHMNQFMPELSFDF, translated from the coding sequence ATGAAAAGAATACTAGTGTTTCTAGCTACATTTATGTGTTTGTTATGGATTCTTGCACCATTTGTAAAAGGTCAATTTCAAGAGGAACCAAAAGTCTCGGAAACAAAGGCAGAAAGTAAAAAAAATCTTAAACCCGAGAACGCTTCATCTCACACTCATACACCTGTTCCGAAACAAAAAGTAACTGCAGCAACCATAGGCGCAGTGGGAGATATTTTAATTCACGATAGGGTGTATATACCCGCTCGCAAGTCAAACGGTTCGTATGACTTTAATCCGATGTTCCGATTTGTGAAGCCTTATCTGGGGAAAACGGATATTACGGTGGCTAATCAGGAAACGATGATTGGCGGGAAAGAAATAGGGCTTTCCTCATATCCTTCCTTTAATTCACCAGTAGAGGTGGGAGATGCTCTAAAGGCAAACGGGGTTGATCTTGTGACAATCGCCAATAACCATACGCTTGACCGAGGAGAAAAGGCGATTTTGAATGCGCTTGATCACTGGAACAGTATTGGGATGCCTTATACAGGAGCTTATAAATCTCCTGAAGACCAGAAGATCATTCGGATATTAAAAAGAAACGATATTACCTTTTCGTTTCTCAGCTATACGTATGGAACGAACGGGATTCCTGTTCCTGAGGGGAAGCCGCATCTTGTGAATTTAATTGATACCACGAGAATCCAGACGGAAGTTAAAGAAGCAGAGAAAGTTTCAGATGTCGTTGTGGTCAGTCTGCATTTCGGCAAAGAGTATGAACGGTTGCCTAATGATGAACAAAAGCTGCTTGCTCAAACGACAGCTAATGCAGGTGCTGATATTATTATTGGTCACCACCCACATGTTTTGCAGCCTGTTTCATGGCTTACAAAACCAAATGGCGAACGGGCATTTGTTGCTTATTCGCTTGGGAATTTCTTATCCGGCCAGCAGGGAGATTACAAAGACATCGGCGGTATTATGCAAATTGGCGTAAAGAAAATCCAAACCGGGGATGATGTGAAAATCGAACTGCAAAATCCCAAATTCCTGCCAACCTGGGTCAACCGGCCATATGAGATCATTCCAATGAAAGCCTTGAGTGATCAGTCTGACAAATATAACGAAATCCAAACACATATGAATCAATTCATGCCTGAACTGTCATTTGATTTTTAA
- a CDS encoding IS110 family transposase, giving the protein MKDVQKFVGLDVSKDSIAVAIADSGRGEPRFHGTIQNKPEDIRKLMKKLGKPESLLVCYEAGSSGYGIYRFLLSMDIDCMVVAPSLIPKRSGDRVKTDKRDSIRLAQLLRAGELTSVWVPDEDHEALRDLIRARHDAREDLQSSRQRLVHFLLRHGIRPPQGVRNWSVKHREWLKRLTFERASQRIVFQEYLHAINEVEDRMKRIEAQIHEEAIQCEHAPVIQALQTLRGVAEVTAVTLVAEIGQFSRFSNPRQLMSYAGLVPKEYSSGSSRWQGSITKTGNSQIRRSIVEVCWSYRHRPSLKGELLKRQEGQDPEAKRIAWKAQHRLHMKYHRISAKGKGGKVAVVAVARELLGFIWAIGCAIEDKQVSVSNVA; this is encoded by the coding sequence ATGAAGGATGTTCAAAAATTTGTTGGTTTAGACGTATCTAAAGATTCAATTGCTGTTGCGATTGCTGATTCTGGTCGTGGTGAACCTAGATTTCATGGAACTATTCAAAATAAACCAGAGGATATTCGCAAATTGATGAAAAAGTTAGGGAAGCCTGAAAGCCTATTAGTATGTTATGAAGCAGGATCTTCTGGGTATGGAATTTATCGATTTCTTCTATCTATGGACATTGATTGTATGGTTGTCGCACCCTCCCTTATTCCAAAGCGATCGGGCGATCGTGTGAAAACAGATAAAAGAGATTCTATTAGATTAGCTCAGCTACTTCGCGCTGGAGAGCTTACTTCTGTATGGGTTCCAGATGAAGATCATGAAGCATTGAGAGACTTAATTCGTGCTCGTCATGATGCTCGTGAGGATTTACAAAGTTCTCGCCAGAGACTTGTTCACTTCTTACTTCGCCATGGAATACGTCCTCCGCAAGGAGTTAGAAATTGGTCCGTAAAACATCGTGAATGGTTAAAACGATTAACATTTGAAAGAGCTTCTCAACGTATTGTTTTTCAAGAATATCTTCATGCAATCAATGAAGTTGAAGATCGTATGAAACGTATCGAAGCTCAGATCCATGAAGAAGCTATTCAATGTGAACATGCTCCGGTAATTCAAGCTCTTCAAACATTAAGAGGAGTCGCAGAAGTCACAGCTGTTACTTTGGTAGCTGAAATTGGACAGTTTTCTCGCTTTTCAAACCCAAGACAACTGATGTCCTATGCTGGACTTGTTCCAAAGGAATACTCGAGTGGGTCTAGTCGTTGGCAAGGTTCCATTACGAAAACCGGAAACTCCCAAATTCGTCGTTCCATAGTAGAAGTTTGTTGGTCTTATCGCCATCGACCATCTCTTAAAGGTGAATTGCTTAAACGTCAAGAAGGTCAAGATCCAGAGGCAAAACGTATTGCTTGGAAAGCTCAACACCGTCTTCATATGAAATATCATCGCATCTCTGCTAAAGGAAAAGGTGGAAAAGTAGCTGTTGTTGCAGTAGCCAGAGAATTACTTGGTTTTATTTGGGCTATCGGTTGTGCCATTGAGGATAAGCAAGTAAGTGTATCGAATGTTGCTTAA